TTAATCACGACTAATTGtatgcagaataaaagtttttgtttacaagtttttgttgttatatatatgtgtactgtgtataataattatgtatatataaataaatacacacacatgcatgtataattttaagaaaaaaaaactatttatatattaagtattcgtaattatataaaatataggatttttttgggccgatactgatttaaacagacaacttctggccgataccgatgccgatatcgATATtaaaacacttgtatacaatactatacagctagtttatttctgcatcaaattatttttacagaacatgGATTAGATCTAATTAACCtacaactgaccaacataataagagaggcacaaattaagctaaaacaaataaaataagacaacatgacaaccttcaaaggtggtttttgctattcagcatttcttttataaacaacattaactcattttttttttttacatataatggatttctttaataaacataaataatgccagTGCTATTGCTGTAAACAgtataaatattgctacttcaaaaaaaagttggacttcttttcccccactaaagtgcagtctgtttcttttattatccaagacatttgagccagctcaacaaaGGATTTCTGTCGgcttaagtatagtgcacaccagaacattaaatcattttaattgaacaacagacatgcaactcATTGCCTTTATGCGGTTAATTAATAAGCAATCAGTATTTTTCTCGTGCTTTTGCCgataattaataaacaatcggtaccTTTCTCGTGCTTTTGCCGATATGCTGATGGTTTAAAATTCATCAACAATCGTCCGATAattatcggtggccgatacatcggtgcattactaaaaatattaattatatttcaatataaaaatgtaaatatttcttaaatatctacttgcatctgtgtgtatttatatgtgacattacacacatatatgatataagcaaaaacttttattctgcaaatgattagtcgcgattaatcgtttccCAGCCCTGCCATTTTTACAGAAAGATTAACCATGTGTTATTAGTGTAGTAACATTTTCTAGCAGATTTATTGCTATTTGTATTACCACAGTTCTACTACAAGTAAAATACATTGAGACCATAGTAAATTTGTGgttacaataaataaaaaaattactatgATTATTCTAGTTAAAGCAAGCTTCAATTTCAAGTGCATTGCTAGATATTTATTACATATCACCatgaaaaaatgtgttaaaaacagagGAAAGCCGTTTTTGGTATTTCAAAAGGCAATAGTTATTGTTGGTAATGTATTTTGCTGTCCATTCTGTTTTAAACACGggtttatttttctattttgtcGCCACTCTGGCGCGCTCATTTTACAGTCTAATTTTTTTTAGCGCTAGCGACATCTATGGACGTTGATGGTATTGCATCAAATTAATCATTCTGGACCAAAATCCTTACcatttaatataattataaactGCTTTGCATTTGCCCACCTCTTTTCTAAACAAACTGTGGTAGACCTCAAAGACTTTTCAAGTGTTCAAAACAAAATCTGCCTATATGGCTCTATCCATGCTGATTCTGAggttattaataaaaacaacttGATAATCTTTATTAAGGTAATTTCAAAAGTAAAGCCACATAGATTTTATGCACTATAAATCATGTTCAATTAAAACAATCCAGTGGGAAATTAAAGGGTAGAAATTGTGAAATAAGTTGCAGGATCCGTGAAATAAAGAGTAAACTCAGACAGAGTTACACTCCCAGAAAGAAATGTGCATAGTTTTCACAGCGACAGGTCCCAATAgtgccattttggtacagatgtgtacctttgaggtgtACCACTATGCacattttaggtacaaaagtgtgctttttgaaaaggtaccaccccaaTGACAGATTTTGTACCttattgtaccttttttctgagagtgtactgtAAAATCACAGATTTCTTAAATTTCTCACCAGACGAGGGTTGTAGGCATGAGACTTTATAGGTGAGGATGATACTGGGCAGTATATTCTCTTCTCTTTCTGGCGCCGGTTACAGAACCACACTCGCACCACTTCCTTCTCCATGGCTAACTGCTCTGAGATCAGTGTGATCTCTTCAGAGTTTGGTTTTGGGTTCTGTGATAGAAAGTGATAAAAAAGTGCACATAGGTCACAGCCTGCGAAGGGCACCATAGGCAAACCACTAGCTGCCCAATGTAGCAAATATGCCCATTACGTTTCCTCTTAAAGGCTTTCTCTTCCATAAAAAGAAACTTTAAATGACATCATGGGAATATTCAAATTTTTCTACCAAAGAAATGTTCTCTAGAATGTCTTCTAAAACCACTCCTGAACTTGACTTACAATAACAAGTCATCCTTCagatgatttttaaataaagggaTGAGCATTTCTTTATGTCCCaccaataaaatacaaaaaaagaaaactctGCTCAGCTATCTTCATGAATAGAAATCGAAGTATCTGTGATAAAAAAAAGTATCAACTCACATCTAAAAAGCGTTTCTCTAGTGTGAGCTTGATGTTGGTTTCAATGCTTGTTCTCTTTTTCCTCTTTCTCCCGTATCCTTCCATAAGTGGAGGTAAGGTGGTGGGGCTGCTCATGGAGTCAGATGGGGAGTTTTCTTATGAAAGAGATGTACAGTGAGATTTATAACCAAAGAAGATCAAAACAGTTCTGTCTATAAACTGTACATTTTAAAGCACATACCTGCATCGCTCAGCCATTTCTCCAGCAACGGCTTGAGCTTGCACATGTTTTTGAAGCTAAGATTGAGAGCCTCAAAGCGTGAGATGGTAGTCTGACTGAAGTCATTTCCATATAGCTTTCCCATTGCCAGGCCCACGTCACCCTAAAACAGCAACACAGACTAGGTTAAACATTGGACGAGATCCAAATAAGGGCTTGGCTAAATTCTTGGAAATTGaattaattgaattaaaatAACTCAGAAACTTTCAGGACTTTTATGAAAATACGGTAATTATAATTGTGCAATACAGAACATAATACACggtaaaaaatgaaaagttggatcaacttaaaaaaatactttaattggtaacacaaaaaaagaaaaaaaagtgaaaaatactATAAGTTGAAAATGTAAGTTACgaaaacattaatattttatcacattttttatcaaagttttttttccatcttatcactttttacagtgtatatattatatatattatatatatagtatatatttcTTCATGGACAatggaaaatatatatataaaaaataaaaaaataaaactgacaGATCAAATTAGAATGTATATAGACTATATAAAATATTCAGCTAGCCATACTCTAGTCATACCATTCATAAGTTAAGGGTCACTTGGCTGAAATGTTTTTCATAATCCAAAAACATCTTAACTAATTTCAAATGCTTTTATGTGgagaaaaaacatattaaaataaacatatacatttatttacttacaaagcaaacattttgttttaaaatggatGATATTTGTAATTGCCCTGAATAGATGGtcaatattgtttaaaaattatttcagcATGACATCTCAAAAAAATGCCAAGCGTACGTTTTTGCCAATTATGTGGGTGACTAGTTTAAAGATGCCAAAATACACACTTTTggcagcctgatctcacgagaattcgtacatattttacaagttggctaatttgtataaattcatatgaagttaattgtgcaaaaacgtacaattctcatgaaaaaaacaacaacgaaaccAAACCCCTAACCCTtgacaggggtcaaggcaaatcgtacaaaacgTACGAATGTGGTCGAATGAaataatacgaattagccaacttgtgaAAAATTTACGAATTCTCGCGAGATATGGTTTGGTTAATTTgggaatttttaatttttagtgttacatttgtgtttttctATAGTTTTGATGAGTTAACTGATAttctaaaatgttaaaatgaaagtaTTTTCTTGCTCgaagtcgctttgaataaaaacatctgataaatgcctaaatgtaaattagaAAATTTAGAAAGAtacagaataattgactctaaACTTTCGTATGGTATAGTATATTGAGTACATGATACCATGTTTATGTAAAagtgattatttaaaaatgcatcTTGAATTTCacacatgaattttttttatgaaattccACCTTCTTAAATTACAATTATAATTCCCTTTCTGCTTCCTTAATTCAGATTTGAATTCTATTTGTTTATAAAAGACTAATTCATGAGAAAATGGATGAAAAGATGTCATAGAAAAGGTATAGGATCCTTACGgaaatttaaagaaagaaaaggggttaaataaatgtaacaaatgataaatacactatgtaaaaagtgaaagttggataaAACGttaaaattacttcaattggtaacatcttaaaaaatcatttttttccaacttacatactttaaataaaatctaagttaaaaagctttaattttttaagtgtaaccacttgaagtaatttgtttaagtagatacaactttcactttttacaaaatgttgccagtaaataacataaatttaaatctgcggtgagttactggcaacccagctgcaatttctactgattttttttacagtgtgaagtGGTCACGATTCACTCCCATAGTAACCAGAAAGTTAAAAagctttaattttttaagtgtaaccacttgaagtaatttgtttaagtagatacaactttcactttttacaaaatgttgccagtaaataacataaatttaaatctacggtaagttactggcaacccagctgcaatttatacggatttttttttacagtgtgaagtGGTCACCATTCACTCCCATAGTAACCAGAAAGTTAAAAagctttaattttttaagtgtaaccacttgaagtaatttgtttaagtagatacaactttcactttttacaaaatgttgccagtaaataacataaatttaaatctacggtaagttaccggcaacccagctgcaatttctacggattttttttacagtgtgaagtGGTCACCATTCACTCCCATAGTAACCAGAAAGTTAAAAagctttaattttttaagtgtaaCCACTTGAAGTTATTTGTTTAAGTAGAtacaactttcactttttacaaaatattgccagtaaataacataaatttaaatctacggtaagttaccggcaacccagctgcaatttctacggatttttttttacagtgtgaagtGGTCACCATTCACTCCCATAGTAACCAGAAACccaaaacaacatttaaaaaaccaAACATTTTGGGTTctcaaaaacaaagaaagacatatgggtgaataaataattatcaagtttatgtttttggttgaactatccctttagaaAACAAAGCCTTACCTGAGTAAATCCTAGTTTGATGCGCCTCTGCTTAAAAGCTTTAGCAAACTGCTCAAGTTCCTCCAGGTCATTGGGTTCATCTTGAGGTGATCCCACGTGTTTAGGCACCTGTAAGTGAGACATGTCTAGGTGTCCGTCCATAGAAGAGCCACCCAGACCCGTCCTGCCCATTGCCTTGTGGAAAATGAGATAATATCAGAATCTAAGTAACAAGAAGaaaattcattcattgtttTCTTTGTGTGTCAACTTAGTTGACACATTCGTTTATTTTTCTTTCCCtgggtttttacaaaaaacGTACAGtaccattaaaataaatataacaaccaAAATAAGTCCCATGGTGGACTTTACTGAATTTATGTTTCTtatgatctttaaaacaaaaggCTTGGTAAACGAACCAAAAAATAATGCTGTATATATTGAGAAAATAGctgattttttataaattgaggTGCATCCAAACTGACTAATAGTGTAAAACAGGTACACTTTGATACCATTTCCCACATTAGGCTTTGGTTGTACCTGAGGGGTGAGAGCGAGACCAGGCTGATGCGGTAAGAGTCCCGTCTGTGACTGTGATGGCAAGGAAAGCAGGTTGGGCTGTAGCAGTGCTGTTAAAAACACAGAGATGTATAGTGTATAGTTCAAACAGAGAGCGAACATTGTAAGGTGTAGTGATAAAAGACAGAGACATCCACTAACCTTGGTGTCCAGATTGGGCCTGAGAAAGAAGAAATGATGAAGGAGATGAAAGGTGAGATCCAGACATCAGGACGAGCTGGGGCAGAGGGTGCAGGGAGGGTAGctcctaaaaaataaaagaccCTTTTCAGACCTTATCTTTCTTATTGCCAACTTTTTGTAAGCTTTAATGAGGTGAACCGTGCAAGCACATGCCCAGTTTGCATTCAACAAACATTCATTTCTTGTGccgtgattttcacaaaatgccttccaggaaaatttttcttctataaatatataaacattaaatatatatcaaataaaagaacagaccttctgctgtaaaacaaacaaaacagggaaaatctctattttttgtctttttaaaacctcttaaatatgggtaggtttcttcaaaaatacaccattttgagcaaaaggctgagataattgcattttggtaaaggaattttgttagagaacAGATTATGAAATTATACAcgaaatttaaaatgttttacttcagttttttatatattGGGTAAGttagccatctagtggataatagcggaattacagattaccgtaaaaactcatcaggaaagcgtcattggcagataaatgttttctcttaaaggattagtcaattttctttaaaaaaaatccagataatttactcatccccatgtcatccaaaatgttgatgtctttttttgttcagtcttgaagaaattatgttttttgaggaaaacattataggattttgctcattttaatgcactttaatggacacttaacagttttaatgcagttcaaaatcacagtttcaaaggactctaaacgatctcaaacgaagcataagggtcttatctagcgaaacgattgttatttttgtcacgaaatatgcacttttaaaccacaacttttcgtcttcctcctgtcctgtgacgcgccagcgcgacctcacataatccgtcatcacgtcaagaggtcacggaagATGTATCGAAACTATGCCCCAgagtttacaagtgtggagaaagaggaccgttcagacgttgttgtatgtcgaacgataataattaatgtctttgtgtcagatTATTGTTAAAATGgttcgcaaatgtgcgtttcacatatgtaacacgtgaccttacgcaattacgtgaggtcacgctggcccgtcacaggaccggagatagatgagaagttgtggtttaaaggtgcatattttttatttttctagataagacccttatgccttgtttgggatcgtttagagtcctttgaaactgcgattttaaactgctttaaaactgttatgtgttggggtccattaaagtcccctaaaatgagaaaaatcctgaaatgttttcctcaaaaaacataatttcttctcgactgaacaaagaaagacatcaacattttgtatgagatggtggtgagtaaattatctgaattttttttaaaaaaacgagATAATCCGTCAATGGCATGGAAAGAGTTAAGCTTCAGCATATAATTTATTTACGTTTAAGGTAAATTATGACCATGTTCTTGCCTATTCACCTGAACTAAGATAAGTCTGTTTTATGTTTACCATACCCCAGTAAGCCCACCAGGCACTGGTGATCCCTGAGTCAGATGACATGTTTTGTGTGACGATCCAGAGTGAGGCGAATCGTTCAGGTTCTCCGTCTTTATCTGCAAAGAACAAAAAGATTTTGTTAGCTAATTTTAATAAAGGAACTTGTGTACTTTTGTGTTTTGGTCCTGCGGTGGTGCGTGTACGGTGCGTGTACTCTTTATGTGTTTATACATGTGCTTTTTGTGTGTACTCAGAGACCAGTAAGGCTGCTTGACTTGTTCTGCAAGAGAGGGCCTTTAACAAACATTCCTTCCCTTGCCTCAGGCAACACGGTATGCAAATGTGCTCATAAACCCCAAGCTAGTTCCTGTATATGAAACTTTTCGCTGGCTGTCCTTAAAACTATATTACATGACAGGCTGATGTGAAGAACAAATCAATTATTCACTAGAAAGGTTTTGTTATGAGATGAAACCCCTCCACCAAGTGACGATTATGTATATGATAAAACAATGCTTGTACTTACTTGTCGGGTAAAGTCGATCCCATTTTGTTCAATatctaacaaaataaaaaacacagtcaGTACTGTACTGAATGATCCGATGTTGATCAAcagcacaaaaaaaatgctttataaaaTGTTTAGGCCGATTATAACAAACCCCACGCTCCATTACACAAAGTAAAGGCGGTGAGTTGGGGGTTCAAAGGTCGTCAATGGCAGGTAATCTCACTTAATTTGAAATTCAAATTTAGCTCTATGAGGCCGTGGTTAGAACAGCATTCACTCACCCCACAATATGGAAATCTATCCTTCTCCTGAGCCAAACTTCCAGTATGGAAATCATCAGATCATGCAAATGACCCGGTTTCCATGGCAACCTTTAGAGGCCTTCACATTTGAATACCTACAGACCTCCAGGTGCATCTCTaactctctgtctctctcacacaagaaaattatatatttttatcaaaTCTATTTTACGGATTTTAATTCGACACCAAAAAAATGTCATGGTCAAATTCGTAAAGCGAGTAGCGttatttattattgttacaaaaaaatgttaCTTTGTTAACAACTTATTTGTTACGTAACAAAAAATTGTTACTTTTTTGGTATGTGCCTAATGCCATATCCAAATATTAATATTGCTGGTAAACACAAGCAACACTTTTAGTGCTATCCAAATATTTGGAGTAATTACGTGACCTAACGTGACATCGGATCCTAATCCATACCCAAACACCTCACACCAAAGAGGCGATGGAACACAAATgaaatttatatttattgttCAGTGACAATACTCTCTCCGAATCCTCATTTTGGTCATGTTCCTCATTTCAGCGAGACTGTTCCTTTCCTAACCCATTGTAACTCGATCATGATTCAGTATCGCCTGAGGCTACGAGCGCTTCATTGCAAACAAACCGCCACATACATCCTGGTAGACTTCACGTCCATCAAACGGCACGCATCTCACACTTAGACTCTCAGCTGCGTAATAGACATAAACAGAGAGGTCGCTTTTTTGTATTTAGGAAAATTCCTCTTTTAAAGTACATAACAACGTGAATAAATCAATCAATTAATTCGAAGGCCAATATAAGGGAAATAATATTTTTGAGGATCTGCCTGAGAGCATGACCAGTTAGCACAAAGAGTTTTGGTCGTAACCACAAACTAACCGTTTTAAAAACCCAGTGGCAGTTCTTGATCCTCATTTCAAATAAAGCAGAATAATAAGACGTCATACAATGTagttaaaaagtttaaataaacTCAGATTTGAATCTAAAACCAgtaatatatttaaagataaaacATATGTATAGCACAAAACATTTTAGATTGGCTAAATCTTATTTTTTGATTTATTCTGcatgtatatatacatttacatgGCACTTAATATTTGTTGAAAAAGTGAGCGAAAAGGCGCCTTATCAGCTTGATCGTGCTGAGAATCTGTGTGTTCACCAGCCTCAGTGCTCATCTTAATATCTGTAATGATAAATACAGCTGATTTTCCTACAGGATCACAACTTTATGCAGACACTGGTGCAATTCATGGCATGGCCCAGCCAGTAAAATGATCTTGAGGTTTATTCTAATGCGTTCGACACTCAAATAGTCTCCTTTATGTAAAGGGCTCGTTGTAATATTCATAAGACCAAGGGTATCCCCATTCACCATTCACCACAATCGCTCTGTCTCTCCACCCTAATCTCTTCTagtcaaaaacatttaaatctgTCAATATAGAGTGCCGTGTACAGGTACTGTACGATGCAAAACAATATGATTCCACAAAACGGTCACTGCTTGAGAAACAAACAGGGATCTGGAAAGCCAAGTAGTATTTTAGTCAAGATGAACTTTTTAAAGTGCACTCACCTTGATGACAGGTAAACGTCCGATGGTACGCTTTCAGAGTTGTATCCCTCGTTCTCCAATGGTTTCCAAAAGTCTTCAGGGAGAAATTGACTCAAAAAACCCTGTCTCGCAAAGGTACACAGATACTTAGATACATTTAGCAAAGTGGGTTAGTAGAGGAGTAGTTACCTCTTCAGTATCCCACACCATCCGATAGACATATCATTTGCATAAGGCCCTTGGTGCGTCCTATCCAGACTCTGactttttgcataaaacaacaATAGGCAGATGGCAAACTTCGAAAAGCTTGAGAATAAGTGCATGCGTGCCACACTgcctctctctgtgtgtgtgttcacgtgTGTGTGCACTGGCAAACTTTAGTGTGCGTAGTATTTGATTCAACATGGTTAACTCACTTCGTTCAGATATACTGCACCATGCGTATGTAAATGGTGGCATTACGGTTATCATCCATTATGAAAAGAAAGAGGCTTAAGTCATTTTACATATGTTTTTCCAAAGTGCCACGAtgttttaaaaagtcattttttaagtCACTTCTTGAAACAGGGGTGT
The sequence above is drawn from the Misgurnus anguillicaudatus chromosome 22, ASM2758022v2, whole genome shotgun sequence genome and encodes:
- the pou2f3 gene encoding POU domain, class 2, transcription factor 3, yielding MSTEAGEHTDSQHDQADIEQNGIDFTRQIKTENLNDSPHSGSSHKTCHLTQGSPVPGGLTGELPSLHPLPQLVLMSGSHLSSPSSFLLSQAQSGHQALLQPNLLSLPSQSQTGLLPHQPGLALTPQAMGRTGLGGSSMDGHLDMSHLQVPKHVGSPQDEPNDLEELEQFAKAFKQRRIKLGFTQGDVGLAMGKLYGNDFSQTTISRFEALNLSFKNMCKLKPLLEKWLSDAENSPSDSMSSPTTLPPLMEGYGRKRKKRTSIETNIKLTLEKRFLDNPKPNSEEITLISEQLAMEKEVVRVWFCNRRQKEKRIYCPVSSSPIKSHAYNPRLPSTSRSFSPLASGGVSSSSSPSSPSRGSSPSTLSTTSSPLTSQGVNQTFNSAGSWYRWNPTSYHH